A genomic window from Punica granatum isolate Tunisia-2019 chromosome 2, ASM765513v2, whole genome shotgun sequence includes:
- the LOC116194682 gene encoding proteinaceous RNase P 1, chloroplastic/mitochondrial-like isoform X1: MLLVKTFPLLSIISKGKTPLWLGQHCKFYCYSPSLIFSGNGNCIRSSPSPVQRIIHVTTLATSRCTSVSMTSSGRMSKKAMKKARMELPENILKHRLDMCSRHKKLIEALQLYDEARRNGVQLSHNHYNVLLYLCSSAAVGSLGESVDGVDDVNIKNLGMTRGIEIYQQMNIDKVAPNEATFTNAARLAAAMEDPEMAFDLVKQMKSSGIPPRLRSYGPALFGFCKKGEASRANDVDAHMIECGVVAEESELAALLEVAVERKMGEKVYEMLHRLRSSVRQVSESTAKIVEKWFRSDHAADVGIETQDAAKIKEGIVNGGGGWHGQGWLGNGRWRVTRTNMDTKGVCQSCGEKLVCIDIDPAETANFASSLTKLACQKESQANFLKFEEWLRQHGPFDAVIDGANVGLHNQHYFSFFDLNSTANQLRQLSPSKKLPLVILHQSRVHGGPAEDPKNRRLLQRWNESGALYATPAGSNDDWYWLYAAVSCNCLLVTNDEMRDHLFQLLGTSFFPRWKEKHQVRTTFSRGVRLHMPPPYSIVIQESENGSWHVPTVTGDDIENPRQWLCATRAHNISVRSLSSRQIWWGQ, translated from the exons ATGCTACTAGTTAAAACCTTCCCTCTCTTATCAATCATCAGTAAGGGCAAAACCCCGTTGTGGTTAGGTCAGCATTGCAAATTCTATTGCTACTCCCCTTCTTTGATATTTTCCGGCAATGGTAATTGCATCAGGTCCAGTCCCAGTCCTGTGCAAAGAATAATCCACGTTACCACCTTAGCAACTTCTCGATGTACATCTGTTTCCATGACCTCTAGTGGGAGAATGTCTAAGAAAGCAATGAAGAAAGCCCGCATGGAATTGCCTGAGAACATTCTTAAGCACAGATTGGATATGTGCTCAAGGCACAAAAAACTCATTGAGGCCCTTCAACTTTACGATGAAGCTAGGAGAAATGGGGTTCAGCTTTCTCATAACCATTATAATGTGTTGCTTTATCTATGCTCTTCTGCTGCTGTTGGCTCATTAGGTGAATCAGTGGACGGTGTAGATGATGTGAATATCAAGAATTTGGGCATGACTAGGGGTATTGAAATATACCAACAAATGAACATCGATAAAGTTGCACCAAATGAAGCAACCTTTACAAATGCTGCAAGATTAGCAGCAGCAATGGAGGATCCGGAAATGGCTTTTGATTTGGTGAAACAGATGAAGAGTTCTGGTATTCCACCACGATTAAGGTCTTATGGTCCTGCTCTCTTTGGTTTCTGCAAGAAGGGGGAAGCTAGCAGAGCAAATGATGTTGATGCTCATATGATTGAATGTGGGGTGGTCGCAGAAGAATCGGAGCTTGCTGCACTTTTGGAAGTGGCTGTTGAGAGGAAGATGGGGGAGAAGGTTTACGAGATGTTGCACCGATTACGTTCCTCTGTGAGACAGGTCTCAGAGTCAACTGCcaaaattgttgaaaaatgGTTTAGGTCCGATCATGCTGCAGATGTTGGCATAGAGACTCAGGATGCTGCAAAGATAAAGGAAGGAATTGTcaatggaggaggaggatggcaCGGGCAAGGATGGCTTGGAAATGGTAGATGGAGAGTCACCAGGACCAATATGGACACGAAAGGGGTGTGTCAATCTTGTGGTGAGAAACTTGTTTGCATCGATATTGATCCAGCAGAAACTGCAAACTTTGCAAGCTCACTTACCAAATTGGCTTGTCAGAAAGAGAGCCAAGCCAATTTTCTCAAGTTCGAG GAATGGCTCCGGCAGCATGGTCCATTTGATGCAGTTATAGATGGCGCCAATGTGGGGTTGCATAATCAGCACTATTTCAGCTTTTTCGAT CTTAATTCTACAGCAAATCAGTTACGCCAGTTGAGCCCTTCAAAGAAATTGCCATTAGTCATATTGCATCAAAGTCGTGTTCATGGTGGTCCAGCTGAAGATCCTAAAAACAGAAGATTGCTGCAGCGATGGAACGAATCTGGTGCACTTTATGCAACTCCTGCTGGTTCAAATGATGACTG GTACTGGCTATATGCAGCGGTAAGCTGCAACTGTTTGCTGGTTACCAATGATGAGATGAGGGATCACCTATTTCAGTTGCTTGGGACGAGCTTCTTTCCTAGATGGAAGGAGAAACATCAG GTTCGAACAACATTCTCGCGTGGTGTTAGGCTTCACATGCCCCCACCCTATTCAATCGTAATTCAG GAGTCCGAAAATGGAAGTTGGCATGTTCCGACAGTCACCGGGGATGACATAGAGAATCCTAGACAGTGGTTATGTGCCACTAGAGCCCATAATATTTCGGTCCGATCTCTGTCCTCGCGACAAATTTGGTGGGGTCAATAA
- the LOC116194682 gene encoding proteinaceous RNase P 1, chloroplastic/mitochondrial-like isoform X2 translates to MTSSGRMSKKAMKKARMELPENILKHRLDMCSRHKKLIEALQLYDEARRNGVQLSHNHYNVLLYLCSSAAVGSLGESVDGVDDVNIKNLGMTRGIEIYQQMNIDKVAPNEATFTNAARLAAAMEDPEMAFDLVKQMKSSGIPPRLRSYGPALFGFCKKGEASRANDVDAHMIECGVVAEESELAALLEVAVERKMGEKVYEMLHRLRSSVRQVSESTAKIVEKWFRSDHAADVGIETQDAAKIKEGIVNGGGGWHGQGWLGNGRWRVTRTNMDTKGVCQSCGEKLVCIDIDPAETANFASSLTKLACQKESQANFLKFEEWLRQHGPFDAVIDGANVGLHNQHYFSFFDLNSTANQLRQLSPSKKLPLVILHQSRVHGGPAEDPKNRRLLQRWNESGALYATPAGSNDDWYWLYAAVSCNCLLVTNDEMRDHLFQLLGTSFFPRWKEKHQVRTTFSRGVRLHMPPPYSIVIQESENGSWHVPTVTGDDIENPRQWLCATRAHNISVRSLSSRQIWWGQ, encoded by the exons ATGACCTCTAGTGGGAGAATGTCTAAGAAAGCAATGAAGAAAGCCCGCATGGAATTGCCTGAGAACATTCTTAAGCACAGATTGGATATGTGCTCAAGGCACAAAAAACTCATTGAGGCCCTTCAACTTTACGATGAAGCTAGGAGAAATGGGGTTCAGCTTTCTCATAACCATTATAATGTGTTGCTTTATCTATGCTCTTCTGCTGCTGTTGGCTCATTAGGTGAATCAGTGGACGGTGTAGATGATGTGAATATCAAGAATTTGGGCATGACTAGGGGTATTGAAATATACCAACAAATGAACATCGATAAAGTTGCACCAAATGAAGCAACCTTTACAAATGCTGCAAGATTAGCAGCAGCAATGGAGGATCCGGAAATGGCTTTTGATTTGGTGAAACAGATGAAGAGTTCTGGTATTCCACCACGATTAAGGTCTTATGGTCCTGCTCTCTTTGGTTTCTGCAAGAAGGGGGAAGCTAGCAGAGCAAATGATGTTGATGCTCATATGATTGAATGTGGGGTGGTCGCAGAAGAATCGGAGCTTGCTGCACTTTTGGAAGTGGCTGTTGAGAGGAAGATGGGGGAGAAGGTTTACGAGATGTTGCACCGATTACGTTCCTCTGTGAGACAGGTCTCAGAGTCAACTGCcaaaattgttgaaaaatgGTTTAGGTCCGATCATGCTGCAGATGTTGGCATAGAGACTCAGGATGCTGCAAAGATAAAGGAAGGAATTGTcaatggaggaggaggatggcaCGGGCAAGGATGGCTTGGAAATGGTAGATGGAGAGTCACCAGGACCAATATGGACACGAAAGGGGTGTGTCAATCTTGTGGTGAGAAACTTGTTTGCATCGATATTGATCCAGCAGAAACTGCAAACTTTGCAAGCTCACTTACCAAATTGGCTTGTCAGAAAGAGAGCCAAGCCAATTTTCTCAAGTTCGAG GAATGGCTCCGGCAGCATGGTCCATTTGATGCAGTTATAGATGGCGCCAATGTGGGGTTGCATAATCAGCACTATTTCAGCTTTTTCGAT CTTAATTCTACAGCAAATCAGTTACGCCAGTTGAGCCCTTCAAAGAAATTGCCATTAGTCATATTGCATCAAAGTCGTGTTCATGGTGGTCCAGCTGAAGATCCTAAAAACAGAAGATTGCTGCAGCGATGGAACGAATCTGGTGCACTTTATGCAACTCCTGCTGGTTCAAATGATGACTG GTACTGGCTATATGCAGCGGTAAGCTGCAACTGTTTGCTGGTTACCAATGATGAGATGAGGGATCACCTATTTCAGTTGCTTGGGACGAGCTTCTTTCCTAGATGGAAGGAGAAACATCAG GTTCGAACAACATTCTCGCGTGGTGTTAGGCTTCACATGCCCCCACCCTATTCAATCGTAATTCAG GAGTCCGAAAATGGAAGTTGGCATGTTCCGACAGTCACCGGGGATGACATAGAGAATCCTAGACAGTGGTTATGTGCCACTAGAGCCCATAATATTTCGGTCCGATCTCTGTCCTCGCGACAAATTTGGTGGGGTCAATAA